The Opitutus sp. DNA window GCTCCAGCACACTTTTGGACGCCCCCTTGATTCCCTCAAGCGTGCGAACACCGCAAAAATCCGCCAGTAAATCACTTGAGGCAATGCTACGGGAAAGCTCGCGAAAGGATATGTTGCCCAAATGCACCCGCAACACTTCAAAGCGTAACGCTTTGAGCGCAAACTCCATACGCTGGCGTAGTTGTGCGACACTGGCTTGGCCTGCCCCCGCCTTGGCAAAGTCCATCGCCATCGTCTCCAAGTGGCTGCCACGCAACAACGCGTCGAGTCCTTCCAATTGCTGGCGAAACTCGGCGTAATCTTTATTGGCACCGACTGGCGTTAGCGCCGGACGCAACCAGCGTTGCAGGGCAATGGCCGAGGTGGCGGATACGGGTTTTGACTTCATGGCCGATTATAGCGGCTTTTTTTTGACCAAAACCAGGGAATTACCCCTCTTTAGGCATCATTAAACTTATGCTAATAGTTCACTGCTAGGTTTTTATGCTTTCGGGACAGGCTCTAACCTACCCCGCCGGAGCACTGGGCGACCGCTTCCATCCCTTGCGAGTTCTGGTGTGGGTAAAGCTGATAAATCTGTTTTTCATGCCGCTAGGCCTGGTCTGGTTGTTCTTCGATTTTGCCCCCGCCACCGCGTTCAACATCGCGATCTCGATCAGCGCCATCAATCTACCCTTCGCCGTCCTCACCGAGGCAATGATGCAGCCGATGAACATGCGGTTGCTACCGCACGACCGCTACGGCCAGTTCTGCTCGGCCAATGCTTTGGTCCGCTCCTTAGGATCCATCATCGGTGGGGGCTTTGGGGGGCTGTTTCTCGACCTCATGAAACGCCTCCACCATGGCAGCGACTACGCCTACCGCTACATCCCCGTCTGGAGCCTCTGCTGGAGCGCAGTCGCCCTCTTCTTCCTCTGGAGACTTTATCGGGATTGGAAGGCACGGACTCGCGTGGATTGCGCGCCATGAATTTCCCCCATTTACTTCGAAGCTATTTCCCAAAAAGATGATGCCTTTCCTAAACTCACATCCAAAACAACCAAATGAGGACATCCACCACTCCACTCCTTGAAGAGCAAAACGGTCACAGTCCCGCTGTGCGTCTTGCCGCGCCACAGGTGATCTTTTCCGGCGAGAATGCTGCCACCGTCACACTTGAGCCCGCGGGCGATGGTCTTCATTTCTCCGCTCCTTCAGGCTCCGCGGCGGCGGGGCTGCGAGTTTCTTTCACTCCGGGCGAATCCGCCGACGGCGTGGCATTGGAAGTTTGCGTCGAGTCGCCCGTGGCCCTGAGTGGCGTGCAGTTGGTGCTGCCGCTTGAGCTTGGTTTGGGGTGGAAGAGCTATGTCATCGCGCCGGGTGTGATCTACAATGGCAACCGCTTTGTGGTTTCGCCGCAGCCTTACGCGCCTTATCTGCTGACCGAAGGCGTGACGCCCGACGGCCCGATCGTGGTGTCGGACATCCCGCGCCTAAGCGCCGATACCGGCTACCGCACCGAGTTGGCCGCCAATGCCTTTGCCATTCCCGCCGCCGGCGTGTTTGATCCGCAGCAGCGGATGGGATGTCTGGTCGGCTTCGACATCGACGGAGACTGGGGTGTGAGCGGCGTGAATCTCGTCACACTGCCGGGTGAAGCGGTGAGAGTGGAACTCTGCCTGCCTGTCATGCGCAAGCGCCGTTATCGTTTCTGTGATTGGGTGGATGTCACCAACGAGCCGGGCATGGACCTCGAGCCGGGCAAGCCCGTGATTTTCCATGCGCGCCTCATGCCGGTGCCCGCCGAGACGATTCCCGCCTTCATTCATCGGGTGGCCCTCCATGGCGAGACCTGCGTGGGAAGCGCGCCGCGTCCGCGATCCCTATCCTTTGCCGATGCAGCGGAGCGGATCGAGGCCAAGCAGGACGCCCACAACTGGAATGAGCGGAACGGCTATTATCAGAGTCAGATGGGAGATAAGGGCTGGCTCCTTCAGACCGGCTGGGTCGGCGGCGGTGTGACCATGGTCGCGATGGCGATGTCGGAAAATCCCGAGCGCCGTCGCCGTGCGGTGCGCATGCTCGACACCCTCTGCCGCAATGCGGTGACGCCGAGTGGTTATTTCCACGGCCTGCACAATGGCGAGCGCTGGTTGAGCTTCGGAGGCAAGCGTCTCGGATGCCGCGCCTTTTCGCTCATCCGCCGACCGCTCGAGTGCACACGCGATGTTTTGAAAGTGCTCGAACTCCTGCGCTCGCGAGGTGAGAAAATCGAGCCCGTTTGGGAAGCCGCTGCGAAGGGTAACCTCGAGGCGATGGTCAGCACCGCGGAGCGATTTGGTCATCTTGGTTACACGGTCGATTTCGACACCGGCGAGGTGCTCTGGGGCGACAGCGCCTGCGGCAGCTTCGGCATCGAGCCGCTGGTGCGCGGCGCGGCATGGTTCAAGGAGCCCCGCTACCTCGAGATCGCGCGAAAGCTGGCGGATTACTACGGCACGCATTTCATCGATCGCGGTTACACCTGCGGCGGGGTCGGGGATGCGCTGATGGCGGCGGATTCCGAGAGCAACTACGCGCTGCTGGCCGGGCTTGTGCATCTTCACCGCGCCACCGGCGAAGCGCGCTGGCTCGAGCGTGCCGTGCAAGCCGCCGATCTCTTCGCCACCTGGGTCCTGCGCTACGACGCGAAGTTGCCGGCGGATTCGCCACTCGGTCGCATCGGCATCCAGGCGCGCGGCGCCGTCTTTGCCAACACCCAGAATCAACACGGCGCGCCGGGTGTCTGCACATCTTCCTGCGAGGCGTTGCTCCTGCTCCATGAGGCGACGGGTGAGGACCGATTCCTTCACATGCTCGTCGATATCGTCGGCTGCATCTCGCAAATGATCTTGCGCCCCGGCGACGAGTCGGTCTGGCCGGGACGGCCCGACGGTTGCATCAGCGAGCGACTCATGACGATGGATGGCATGCGCCCCATCGGTCACACCGCGAGCATGAGCACCTGGAGCGAAATCTCGATGCTGCTCACCGCCCGCGAACTTCCGCCCGTTTATCAAAGCCCCATCACCGGTACAACCGTGGCCTTCGATCCGTGCGCCTAAACCGCGCTCCGCGCCTGCCTCCGCCTCCACACCGCCGCCGAGCGACGCCAAGCCCGCTGGGCCCTCGAAACCCACCGCAACACCGCGACCGAGACGCCCGAACGCCTCGCCACCCTCGCCGCCGCCTACGCCCATCGCACGGGCGAACCCCTGCCCGTGACGCTCGACCCCTCTCACCATGCCCTCGTCAAACATCTCCGCCCCGAGCATTTTCACCGCGCCCTTTCCGGTCCCCGCACCCTCGTCCACATCCTCCACCTCCGGCCCTTCAACGGCCAGCACGCCCAAGTGCCCGTCATGAACTCCACCGGTCGCCTCACCCCCGAGTTCCAGACTTGGCGGCGCTTCATCACCCCCCTGCTTCAGCCCCGCCTCCCCGACGCCGAGCCCCTCTGGATCGTCCCTGAAATCGGCCCGGCCACCCCCCACGGCTACAACCTCAGTGTTTTCCCGCCCGCCTGGGACCAAGCCCGCCGCTGCCTCCGCGAACTCCGCCGCCTCGTCCGCACCCCGGGAAACTGATCCCGCCTCTCTCCAACCTTTTTAATGAATACCATGTCCACACCCTTCCGCCTCCTCGACGTCCAACCCACGGCCCTATTCCCTAAACAAAAGGATGGGCAACTCCGCCAACTCGCCTGGTTGCGCGTGGCCAGCATCGCGCCCGCCGCCGTTGCGGGGACGCTTGATGTCAATTTAGGGGGGCGCGCTTTACCGTCTCTTCCGGTGACCTTGGTTCCCGGCGAGTCGCGCTTGGAGCTGTTGCTGCCCGCCGTCTCCACGCCGACCGAGCTGGCGGTCGAGATGCGCTTCGAAGGCGAAACCGCGCCGCTGGTCTGGCGTGGCGAGTGGCAACCGGCGCGCCAGTGGAAGGTGTATTTGCTCAAGGCCTCTCACTACGATCTCGGCTACGACGGGCGCATCGACGTCATGCAGCGCGATGCCGCCGATTACCTGGACCTAGCCAGACGCCTCTGCACCGACCACGACCAATATCACGACTGGCACTATCACATTGAGCACTTGGGGTTTCTGCGTGCCTATGAACGCGAGCGAGGGCCGCAGGCTCTGGTCGCGTTTGTCGAAGGCTATCTCAAAACCGGCAAAATGACGCTGATGGGCAACCCCAGCGGCCCGCATTTTCACTGGATGGATTACGAGCAACTCGCCCGCCTGCCCTATCCCGCCCGCCGACATCTGCGCGACCGCTTCGGTTTGGATGTCACCGGCATCGCCGTGCCCGACAACCCCAGCGTCTCTTGGCCCGGCTACCAGATTCTCGCGCAGGGCGGTTTCAGGCACCTGATCAAGCAAAAAACGTATTTTCGCGGCCCGGGACGCATTGCCCAAAGCCCGCGCAACCCGTTTCAACTGGGCTTGCCACCCATCGCTTGGATGACCGGTCCCGATCAAACCAGTCGCATCCTCACCAGCTTCCATGGCAGTTATAGCGAACAATTCAATCTGGGCAGCGGCGGCGGTTATGGAGCCGCCTTTATCGATTCCGCCGCGCTTGATGCTACGAACTATCTGGAGCAACTGGCTCGTGGCGAGGTTCGCGGACCCTACCCTTACGATGCCGTGATCATTTCCAACTATGTTGATTGGGAAGTGCCGCATGAAGCGGAGCGCGCCATCGCCTCTTGGCGCGAGAAATTTGATTACCCCAAAATTCAGTTCGAAAATGCTTTTGGGGCGCTCGCCTATCTCGAAGAAAAATACGGAGCAGTCATTCCTGAAATCCGGGGAGATACCGCCAACAATTCCGCCGACTACAGCAGCATTGATCCGAAGGCCCAAGGCGAAAAACGCGAGACCACCCGACTGCTCGCCTTTGCCGAGTCGCTGCACGTTCTGGCCGCCAGCCGGGATCCGGAAATCTTCGCCCCGCTCACGTGGGGTTTCGAGGAAGCCTACCAGACTTTGGTAGAGTTCGATGAGCACTGCTGGCCCACGATGCTCTCGGTGAATGATCAAAACGTCTTCAACACCGTGGTCGTAAAACAGCATGGTCTTGGCCGCGCTCGCGCCTTCGTCGACCAAGCTATCGCGCGAGCCGAGCAAACTTTGCTGGGGAAAAATGAATACCCCGCATCCGTGCCGGAGCGCCTCGCCGTCTGGAACTCGCTGGCGCATCCTCGCAGCGGCATAGCCGAGTATCCACTGCCGGTTCAGGCTTTAAACCAAAGGGCCTACCATATCGTAGAGGAAACCACGGGAACAATCGTCCCGGCGGAATACACTCCGGAGGGCAAGCTGCGTTTCCACGCCGATGTTCCGGCGCTGGGTTACGCCGTGTATCGCTTGGCGCTCGGCTCGGTTTCGTTGCCCTCCGCTTTCGAGGTCGTCGCTCGGGAAGATGAACTCGCTGTCATCCTGCACAACCGTTGGTATCGCCTGGAAGTCAGTCGAGCCGACGGCGCGGTTCGCTCCCTGCGTAGTCTGGTTTTGGATCGTGAGTTGTTGGATGTGAAGGCTCAGTTCTCATTCAACACCTTCATCCGCTGCCATGCACCGGCACTTTTCTCGGCCGATCTCACCTTGAAGCGGATCGGGCATTCCACTGTGCGTGTGCAAGATCAGGGACCGATCTCCGCCGCCGTTGAGATCATAACCAAGGACAACGAGTTGGACGTCGAGATCGTCACTACGCTGCGCCTCTTTGCCGAGGAGGATCGCCTGGAGGTGATTAACGACGTCCGCCGCATGGGATTCCTGCACACGACCAAGGCCGACCGTTATCGTGAGAATGTTTTTGTGGCCTTCCCATTCGCCGTGCCCGCAGCCTCATTCCGGGTTGAGCAGGGACCGGGAACGCTGGACCCGGCCAAGGATCTGGCTCCCGGTTCCAACACCGACTTCGTGATGGCCAACCGCTGGATCGATGTCGCCAATGCCGACTTCGGCATCACTCTCTCCCCGCGCGAGGCGGCCTGCTTCCACTGCGGGCAGATCAACTACAACCAGTTCGGTCCTAAGTTCAAAGCGACCAACTCCCATCTGTTCAACTACGTCTGGTCAAATCGCATGGCGGGCCTGACCCACCTCTCGGCGGGCTCTTATCAAGCGACCCTGAGCTACTCGCTCCGTGCCCACGCGGGCGATTGGAGAGCGGGTCAAGCCGCCGATTTCGGCTGGCGCCAAGCCCTGCCAGCGCTGGTTTCGGCCTGCGCTGCGGAAACACCCAACCGCCTCTCCGTGCTCAGCGTCGATGCGCCCAATGTGCAGCTCAGCGTCTTAAAACGGTCCGCCGCACCGGGACGCGGCAACATCGTCCGGCTGGTCGAAACCGAGGGTCGCCCCACCACGCGGGTTCGGCTCGGGTTGACCGGACTTCCCTGCGCCCAAGCCACGCTCTGCGACCTGGTGGAAAACGACCTTTCCCCGCTCCCGGTTCAGGGCAACACCGTGGAGTTCGACCTCGCAGCCTACGCCTTCGCCACGATCCGCCTGGAAGGCCCGGCGGAGGCATTACACGCCATCGCCGAGCTTTCCGTGCAACGCACGACCGATGCCAGCATCCACCTCGCCTGGCGAACGGTGGACGACCGTCCCGCTGCGGGTTTTCACATCTTCCGCAGCGAGGTCCACGCCGAGGCGCCCTCGCAAAGAACCCTGGTCGGCTACACCACCGACCGTGAGTTTGTTGACCGCGACCTCAATCCCGGCACCGACTACACCTACCGGGTGGCCGTTGCCGCAGCGGATAACCGGCAAGGCCCCGCCAGCGCCCCGCTGCGCACCGCGACCGGGATCAACAACACGACTCCGCCACGCCCGCTGGTCGAGGTCGGCGTGGTTCCCTTGCCCAGCAAGCGGCTCTGGCTCTACTGGCAACGCTCCGCCGAACGCGACCTCGCGCTCTATCGCGTCCACCGCTCCTCAACGCCCGATTTCATGCCAACCGCCGAGACCTTGGTTGCCGAGGTGCCGCCCGCTCGGGAGTTCTACGTGACCTATCGCGATGAAAACGTCGCCCCCGGCGAGACGTGGTTCTACCGCGTCCTGCCAGTGGACTTCGCCGCCCACGAGCAACGCACCTCCCTCTGCGTCTCAGGCACCTTGCCTCATCGGCTATGAAGGGGAAAATCGGCTACCCTGAAAAACTCTATGAGAGCCCGCGTCTAATCTCAAAAAGTTATAAACCCGAAAACCGTGATTGGAGCCGTTCTCCGCCGCCGAGCAGACCGCGCTTCCGCCCGAGTTCGCCGCCAAGCTTCAGGAGGTAGTATTCTCAAAAGCCTAGACCGGCTTCGCCTGGATCGTGCGCCTGCACAACCCCGCCGCCGCCGAGGCCACGAAATTGCCAGCTACGCCGTCAGCCCGGCCAAGCCCGGACGCCCGCCCCGCGCCCAGCGCATCGATCACCACGAACAACCTATCCCCTGATGAACTCCCTCCGCCTCGCCGTCGCTCTCATGCTCCTGTCGTTGCCCGTCCTCGGCCTCGGACAAACCGCCTCGCCCGAGGTGCTGAAAGCGCACGCCTTGGACAGCCGCGCCCTCGGTCGCTCCGTTGCCTACTCGCTGTTCGTGCCGCCCGGCGTCGCGCCGTCCGGCGGTTGGCCGCTCGTGGTGATCTTGCACGGCGACGGGCGCAACCACCGCAGCCTGGCCGACGACGCCCGCGCCAAGGCCTTGATCGCCCGCCAGCCCTTCGCCGTCTTGTGCCCGAATGGCGACCGCGCCTGGTGGATCGATTCGCCGCTCGTCGCGGGCAGCCACTACCAGTCGATGTTGCGCGAGTTGTTGGACGCCGTGCCGCGCCAGTTTCCCGTCTCCGCCGCGCCCGCCAAAACCGTGATCGCCGGCTGGAGCATGGGCGGCTTCGGCGCGGTGCGTTTCGCGCAAGACCACCGCGAACGCATCGGCGGCCTGGCCATCGCCATGGCGCTGGTGGATTTCCCCAACCCCGCGCTGCCCAAGGAACAAAACTACGGCGTCCCGGCCGTGATGGCCGACCCCGCACGCTACGCCGAGTTCAACTGCCTCACGAAAGCCGAGCGCCTGCGCGGCCTCCCCATCCTGCAACTCGCACCCGTCGAGGCCTTCGACTTCACCATGAACCGCAACTTCCACGCCCGCCTCACGGAGCTCGGCATTGCCCACGACTACCGCGAAATCCCCGGCGGACACGTCTGGAGCACGGTCAGCGACGCGCTGCCCGCACTGCTGGAATTTGCTCAAAAACAATTCCAGCCCGCGCGATGAGCCAGCCGCCCAACGACCTCCTCCCCGGCATCGACCTCGGTGGTCTTATGAGCGCCGTCGTGATCGGCGACAACGACGCTGGGTTTGGACGCGAGTTCAAAGGTATGGGCATCGTCTGCGGCAGACCGCTCGACCTCGCGCAATGTCTCATCCTGAACGCCACGCTGGGTCCGCGTCTCTAGCCATGCTTTCACGCCTGCTACCTTCCAACAAGACCGACCCCGAACTGGGGCCGTTGAGACCGGGTTTGGTGTTTTCATTTTTTAATGCGATGGGGTGGCAGATTGCCATCGGCACCCCGTTGGTGCTTTTCGCGGAGCAACTGGGCGCTGGACCGGAAAAAGTGGGTCTGGCCGCATCGATGTTTTTTTTGCTCACGCCAGTGCAGATAGTGGCCACCGCGCTGCTGCCACGCTACGGCTACAAAGGGTTGATGCTTGGCGGCTGGCTCATTCGTTCGCTTCTGCTCCTGGTGCCGATCATGCTCGCGGTGCTGGCGCCAACGATCGGGGTGCGGTCGTGGATGGCTTCGGCTCTGGTCGGCATGATCTTCTTTTTCTGTCTATTTCGAGCCATCGGGCTGGCCGCGATGATGCCGTGGTTTTACTCGATCATTCCCCAAGGGGCGCGTGGCCGTTATTTCTCCAGCGAGTCAATGCTGGCCGGGGTGTCTAGTGTGCTGACGCTGCTGGTGTGCGCGGGTTTGTTCGCGGTGCTGCCGGTTTTCCCGGCACTAGGCGTGCAATACGGCATCTCGCTCGCGGGTTCGATTTGGAGCTACTATGCGTTGCGCCGCCTGCCAGACGGGCCGGTGCCCGAGCCGATCAAGCTCGAGACCGTGTTTCGTACGTTGCCAGACATCGTGCTGCGAAGAAGCGAGTTTCGACGTTACCTTTGGCTATCGCTGCTTTGCTTTGCGACGACTGCGCCGATTCCCCCCTTCCTAGCCTATTACCTGAAAACCGTGCGCGAACTTGAACCGAGCTGGATCATGGGGCTCGAGGTCTTTCGCTACGGCGGGGTGATCCTTGCCTCGGTGCTCATCCGTCGGCGCATTGACGGGATGGGGGCGCGTCCCTTCGTATTGCTATCGTTCGGACTTTATTTTGGCCTCGCCGCTTACTGGATGGTTTTTGTGCGCACCGGTCTCGGCGGGAGCGTTGGTTTGATTGCGGCTTATATCGCGCTCGGCCTTGGCGGCGCTACTTGGACGGTGGGCAACCTCGCCTACCTGCCGAAGCTCATTCCGCCGGAGCAACGCACCTTGATGATTTCAGTTTATGGAGCTCTGACTTCGCTGGTGGCCGGGCTCGCGACCCTGGGCTGGGGCTGTGTGTTGCGACCGGCCGGCGCGGTGGTCGGGCTGGATGCGTGGCGCTTTCAAGTATTCTTCGGCGTGGCGATGGCAGGGGTGGCGTTCATTTCATTCCTATTTGCCCGCCGGCCCGAACCGAATGTCGAGCCGCCCAAGCCGCCATCTTCGGCAGCGGTCGGGCTGGTCCCAAAACCTGACGTCAGCTTAGCGCCCAGCGCGTAGATCACCACGAGCAACCATTCCATGCATGAGCTAACAGCCCTCTGATCTCCTCCTCGGCATCGACCTCGGCGGCACTAAGACCGCCGTCGTGCTCGGCGACGCCGCCGGCCAGGTCCACGCCCGCGCCCAGTTCCCGACCACCACACCCGACGAAACCCGCCGCCTCATCCGCGAGGCCGCGCTGGGTTTTGGCCGCTAGTTCCACCGCGTGGGCATCGCGTGCGGCGGGCCGCTCGACCTCGCGCAAGGCCGTCTGCTTGCCCCGCCCAACCTGCCCGGTTGGGAACACGCCCCGCTCGTCGCCTGGTTTTCCGCCGACTTCGGTAAACCCGTCGCCCTGGTCAACGACGCCAACGCCGGCGCGCTCGCCGAGTGGCGTTGGGGCGCGGGTCAAGGAGCAAGCGACCTCGTTTTCCTCACCTGCGGCACGGGACTCGGCGCGGGCATCATCGCAGGCGGACGCCTCCTCGCCGGAGCCGGGGGCAACGCGGGCGAGATCGGCCACGTGCGCCTCACCGAAGACGGCCCGCTCGGTTACGGCAAACGTGGCAGCGTCCAAGGCTGGGCATCAGGCGGCGGCATCGGACGCCAGGCGTGCGCGGCCGGCTGGCCCGCCGACACTTCGGCCAAGGACGTCGCGCTCGCCGCCGATGCAGGCGACCCACGCGCCATCGCGCTTTTGGAAAAAGCCGGGGGCAAACTCGGCCGCGCCGTCGCCCTGCTCGTCGATCTCCTCAACCCGCAGGTCGTCGTGCTCGGTTCGCTTTTCGCGCGCGCGCGCGCCGCCACCTCGAACCGGCGCTCCTACGCGAACTCCATACCGAAGCACTGCCCGAACTTCTCGCCGCCTGCCGCGTCGTCCCCGCCGAACTCGGCGAATCCATCGGCGACCTCCAGGCTCTCGCCGCCGCGCTCGAGCCGCAAATTCATCAAATCCAATAAATCGCCATGCCGAACAATTCATCGCACCGTGACCATCTTGCCGAGTTGCTGAATCGTCGCCCCGAACTCGCCCCGCTTGCCGCTGATATCCGCAATGCCGCCGACTTGTTTCTCGAATGCTTCCGCAACGGTGGCAACGCACTCATCGCCGGCAACGGTGGTAGCGCCGCCGATGCGGATCATTGGGCGGGCGAACTCATGAAAGGCTTCGAGTCGCGCCGCCCGCTCACGCAGGAGCAGCGCGCGGGTCTGCGCCCCGAGCTTGCCGACAAGCTCCAGCAGGCCGTGCCCTGCATCCCGCTCACCGGCTTTCCGGCGCTCCGCACCGCCGTCGCCAACGATATCGACCCGACCCTGGAATTCGCCCAGCTCGTCATGGCTCTCGGCCGCCCCGGCAGCCTCTTCGTGGGTCTCTCGACCTCCGGCAACGCAGAGAATGTCTGCGCCGCCGCCGAGGTCGCGAGGGCGAAGGGGCTCAAGGTGCTCGGACTGACCGGTGAGGGCGGCGGGAAACTCGCGCCGCTCTGCGACCTCTGCCTCCGCGTCCCAGCCAGGCGAACGCTGGAGGTTCAGGAATTCCATCTCCCGATTTACCACACCCTCTGCCTCATCATCGAAAACGAATTCTTTTTAAACTGAAATGTTAAACCTAAGAGGAAAAACAGTCCCGACAAGAGCAGTTCGGAAACGCGTTGCTTTTGGCGAGGGATGGCCCTGGTTTTCAGCTCCTTTGCAAAAGATCGAACCAGTGGCGGAAGTCGCTGTGAGATTCCATCCACCAACGTTCGCTGGGAGGGAACAGCGCACTACTCAGGTCTTGTAAACAGAGGGGGGGAGTGACCGGGCGCGGCTCGATCCAACGGACGACTTGCCCTTCTCCGGTCACGAGCGCGAGCCCGCGTGCAACCAAGAGGTCGGCGAGAACTTGAGCGGTCTCCGAACGGGTGACAGGCTCGTCCCCGAAACCATCAGCCAAACGATAGTCCAAAGTGACCTGTGAATGCTTTGCCGCCAGACCCAGAACGGTCGCCAGAGACTGGCGGGTGATCGCGCCGTCGCTTTCAGGAGGTGCTACCGAAAGCCTCTCGGCGCTCTGACTCAGGGCGGCGGTGTCGAGACGAGCACAGGGGTGAAACCAGCCGTTGTCCAGTTCCATAAAACCGCACGCTGCGGCAAGCTGCGCGGATTTCCACTCTGGACTATCAGTCGCCAGATCCCGCAGCGGGGCGATGGTGAGGGGGCAACCCGAGGAAAGCAGCTCCCACTGCACAAGCACCGGCGCAAGGATGCGTGGCGGCACGCCATGGCGGATACCCAGGGCGGCGATGGCACCGGCTGCCTGCCCGGTGAGCATGGCGCAGGGTTGGACACGGGTCGCTCCGTTGGCCAGGCGGGACTGCGAGATGTTCTTTTCCGCCGCCAGCAGGCCATCCACTTGCTCGGGAATGAAACAACGGAAAGGTATGGCGAAGGGACCATAGCCTCGATCGCCATTAAATGCAGGGGCATCGTTTTGCGAATCCAGGTCCGCTTCAAGAACCGAAGGAGTCACTTGCTGGTGCAGATCCACCATGTAATCGCCGATGGCAACGACATCCTCGAAGCGCACGGGAGCCCCCGGCCGACGCTCGATTTCCTTTGCGGTCAGCGTGTGCAAGCCGATGATTCGCCTGCTCTCGCGGACATAGGGTTGCGGAGGGAAATGGTAGAGAATCTCTCGGAAAGGAGCGATCTCGGGATCGTCGAAAATCCACGAGTCCACTTCTGCCCGGTGATGTGGCGTGTCGAAGCCCTCATCGTCTGCCACGCTCCAATCCGTCTTACCAAGCACCTGCTGCATGAAGTAAAGCAACCGCAGGGTCTTGAGCTGTGCATTTCTAAGCATGCGTGACCGGGAGACCGGATCCTCAACATCCCCAACATGGACCGCCTCTGCATGGCCACGGTTCATGTGAGTCCGCGTCACCGGATGCATGGCGAAACGTTCCCGCCACGCGTCAGGATC harbors:
- a CDS encoding fibronectin type III domain-containing protein; amino-acid sequence: MSTPFRLLDVQPTALFPKQKDGQLRQLAWLRVASIAPAAVAGTLDVNLGGRALPSLPVTLVPGESRLELLLPAVSTPTELAVEMRFEGETAPLVWRGEWQPARQWKVYLLKASHYDLGYDGRIDVMQRDAADYLDLARRLCTDHDQYHDWHYHIEHLGFLRAYERERGPQALVAFVEGYLKTGKMTLMGNPSGPHFHWMDYEQLARLPYPARRHLRDRFGLDVTGIAVPDNPSVSWPGYQILAQGGFRHLIKQKTYFRGPGRIAQSPRNPFQLGLPPIAWMTGPDQTSRILTSFHGSYSEQFNLGSGGGYGAAFIDSAALDATNYLEQLARGEVRGPYPYDAVIISNYVDWEVPHEAERAIASWREKFDYPKIQFENAFGALAYLEEKYGAVIPEIRGDTANNSADYSSIDPKAQGEKRETTRLLAFAESLHVLAASRDPEIFAPLTWGFEEAYQTLVEFDEHCWPTMLSVNDQNVFNTVVVKQHGLGRARAFVDQAIARAEQTLLGKNEYPASVPERLAVWNSLAHPRSGIAEYPLPVQALNQRAYHIVEETTGTIVPAEYTPEGKLRFHADVPALGYAVYRLALGSVSLPSAFEVVAREDELAVILHNRWYRLEVSRADGAVRSLRSLVLDRELLDVKAQFSFNTFIRCHAPALFSADLTLKRIGHSTVRVQDQGPISAAVEIITKDNELDVEIVTTLRLFAEEDRLEVINDVRRMGFLHTTKADRYRENVFVAFPFAVPAASFRVEQGPGTLDPAKDLAPGSNTDFVMANRWIDVANADFGITLSPREAACFHCGQINYNQFGPKFKATNSHLFNYVWSNRMAGLTHLSAGSYQATLSYSLRAHAGDWRAGQAADFGWRQALPALVSACAAETPNRLSVLSVDAPNVQLSVLKRSAAPGRGNIVRLVETEGRPTTRVRLGLTGLPCAQATLCDLVENDLSPLPVQGNTVEFDLAAYAFATIRLEGPAEALHAIAELSVQRTTDASIHLAWRTVDDRPAAGFHIFRSEVHAEAPSQRTLVGYTTDREFVDRDLNPGTDYTYRVAVAAADNRQGPASAPLRTATGINNTTPPRPLVEVGVVPLPSKRLWLYWQRSAERDLALYRVHRSSTPDFMPTAETLVAEVPPAREFYVTYRDENVAPGETWFYRVLPVDFAAHEQRTSLCVSGTLPHRL
- a CDS encoding MFS transporter, producing the protein MLSRLLPSNKTDPELGPLRPGLVFSFFNAMGWQIAIGTPLVLFAEQLGAGPEKVGLAASMFFLLTPVQIVATALLPRYGYKGLMLGGWLIRSLLLLVPIMLAVLAPTIGVRSWMASALVGMIFFFCLFRAIGLAAMMPWFYSIIPQGARGRYFSSESMLAGVSSVLTLLVCAGLFAVLPVFPALGVQYGISLAGSIWSYYALRRLPDGPVPEPIKLETVFRTLPDIVLRRSEFRRYLWLSLLCFATTAPIPPFLAYYLKTVRELEPSWIMGLEVFRYGGVILASVLIRRRIDGMGARPFVLLSFGLYFGLAAYWMVFVRTGLGGSVGLIAAYIALGLGGATWTVGNLAYLPKLIPPEQRTLMISVYGALTSLVAGLATLGWGCVLRPAGAVVGLDAWRFQVFFGVAMAGVAFISFLFARRPEPNVEPPKPPSSAAVGLVPKPDVSLAPSA
- a CDS encoding SIS domain-containing protein; translated protein: MPNNSSHRDHLAELLNRRPELAPLAADIRNAADLFLECFRNGGNALIAGNGGSAADADHWAGELMKGFESRRPLTQEQRAGLRPELADKLQQAVPCIPLTGFPALRTAVANDIDPTLEFAQLVMALGRPGSLFVGLSTSGNAENVCAAAEVARAKGLKVLGLTGEGGGKLAPLCDLCLRVPARRTLEVQEFHLPIYHTLCLIIENEFFLN
- a CDS encoding FAD-dependent oxidoreductase, encoding MHPVTRTHMNRGHAEAVHVGDVEDPVSRSRMLRNAQLKTLRLLYFMQQVLGKTDWSVADDEGFDTPHHRAEVDSWIFDDPEIAPFREILYHFPPQPYVRESRRIIGLHTLTAKEIERRPGAPVRFEDVVAIGDYMVDLHQQVTPSVLEADLDSQNDAPAFNGDRGYGPFAIPFRCFIPEQVDGLLAAEKNISQSRLANGATRVQPCAMLTGQAAGAIAALGIRHGVPPRILAPVLVQWELLSSGCPLTIAPLRDLATDSPEWKSAQLAAACGFMELDNGWFHPCARLDTAALSQSAERLSVAPPESDGAITRQSLATVLGLAAKHSQVTLDYRLADGFGDEPVTRSETAQVLADLLVARGLALVTGEGQVVRWIEPRPVTPPLCLQDLSSALFPPSERWWMESHSDFRHWFDLLQRS